The DNA window GCACCATCAAACCCTAGTGACAAAATGACGAATCAAAATATGACCGTTAACTATAGGCTAAGAGGTTCTTCTGTCAAAAAAGGCTCAAACAAACAATATTTGGAGCTGTCCCTTGCTCCAGGTAGCTACAGCATTGATCTGTCAGGTCAGTCTAGTTTGTCTGCGGGTACATTCGTTAAGCATCAGGTCCATCTGATTACTCCTCGGTAGCTATTTAGTTAACTAATACGTGGTCAGGGCTAATTCACCCTGACCACCAGGGCAAGCGCAAGAATCAATAACGCATGAATATTCTCATTATTACTAAGAATAGTTTCAATAGTATGGGCCAATACAAGCGATTTTGAGCTGTGATCTGGCTTCTAAATCACACTTTGGTCAAAATTTTCTTGCGCTTACCCTGACTCTTTGAAGAGATAGCTAAGCTGAACCATTTCTGTAACCATATTTATTCAACTCTCTATCTCAATTTTTTTTGAACTCATTTTTCTGAATTTAGAACAATCATGAATTCTAGGATTACACCCTATTAGCCCACCGCAGCTACTTCGTCTGGTCAAGACGTCGTGCAATGTCCTCTGACTGGTTAGAGACCATCGTATCCTCCCCTTCTTAGCAATGCTTTTTGCCGACGCTTTAACCACGTCATTTTTCTCTCTTTATAAAAGCTAATCAAATTAGTGCTTAGCAATGCCTAAGCCCGTGTTCGCCATCCTCTCCTTAATCGACGGAGGTCGATAGGATTTGCCTGCAATTTTTTCGAGAGCTTCACTCTTCACTTGTAGTCTTTGCGATGCAACACTTTAAGACTTTTTATCACTCACTCTTTCTGACACCTCTCGTTGTTAGTCTAGCCATCAGTTCAGGGCGAGCAACAGAGGTAATTCAGTCTAATCTTGCAACAAACCAACCTTTAGGTACCCGAGATGCTCTAACTTTTGAACTTGATCAATTACCTACTCCTACAGAAGGCCAACTCGCTCTCTTTATCGGTAAAACCGATGTGACTACATTGATCAATATCGAAGGTAATCGGCTTATTTATAAACCAAGTCTACTCCCACTACCAAACGGAAAATCATACGCCACTCTTTACCTCATCACCCCCGAAGCAACTCGTCGTCCCATTGCTCAGTTTCTACTTGTTGTTGAGGACCAGCTAGCAGCCACTTCTCCAACCGTATCTGAGTTCCGAGGAAGCAGCCCCATTCAACTCAATCTTCCTTTTACTGATGTTTCCCCCTCCCTTTTTAACCAGTCCCCTAACGAGGCACCCTCCCTCACTACTGACAACCCAACATTGTCAGAAACGGATGAAACAACACCTGTTCCTGAAGAGAAAGACCCAACATTAGAAATAGACGAAGCCAATATATCTCAGCAGTCAAAGTCTTCTTCTACACGGAAAGAGCCAGTCATTGAAACAGCAGAAAGTAACAATTCCAATTCCTCTGAAGACACTAATACATCATCAACCGCAGAGCTAACGGAGACACCTAACTCCCAAACATCCGAAACATCTTTTGTCAGTGAAGAGACCACTGATGAACGGGATGTTTCTCTGAAATCTCGGTTTAACATCTCTACCAATTCTCAGCTACTAGAGAGCACCAGTGGTGATGCCCAGCCATCGGATCGCCCCGTTTTCATCGACACCAAACTCGAAGCGGGGTTCGACCTCAAAGCCAAAAAAGGCATCTGGGAACTTAACGCCACGGCTAATTTTTTAGGGGTCACCAACCCAGAAGAAGCCCTTCGATTTGGCAAGTTAGGGAACCAAGCGCCTCGCTTTGACTTGAGTGACTACATCATAGAGAGCACCATTGGCCCCGTCACCTTGTCGTTGGGCGATCAGTGTTATGGCAATCACCCCTTACTGATCGATAACTTCTGCAGTCGCGGGGTGGGTTTAAAGGCCAAGATTAGCGATCGCATCGACATATCCTTCGCCACCCTCCGTTCCACAAGCATTGTCGGCTTTGGGGATATCACTGGTCTCCAGGACTTTGGCAATACCCTCACCGCTGCGACCTTGGGCATTGACCTCGTCAAAAATAACGCCGAGGGAGTCCGCTTCGAACTTACCTATATGGACGGAGTTCGCAAAGCAGAGGACAACTTTAATATCGGCGAAGTTGTAGATTCGGAAAAAAGCAATGGCTTTGGGGTTCGTTTGCGTGGCAGCGATAACAGCGGACGATTTCGATTTGATGCTGCCTGGGCTCGCAGTCGCTTTACCAATCCTAGTAACGATAGCCAACTCTTGTTTGACAATGTGCAGAGTAACGACGGCAGTTTTGGTGAGAATGATTTTGGGATAGATAACAGCTTAAATACTGATTCCGACCCTCTACTGAATAATGTCGCTGCAGAATTAAATCAAATCAGACCTGTCCCTGTAGAAGCCACCACCAAGACCGCCTACTCCCTGGAAGCTAGCTACAATCTGTTTCAAAATCTCAGCTTGGGCAATGATAAAACGTTTTCCTTAAGCATTAACGGTCGCCATGAGCGGATTGCCGATCAATTTCAAAGTTTAGGAGCCGCCGTTAGCACCGGACAGCAGCAAACCTTAATAGGTTTTAATGGCGAACTGGCGGGAGCCAACTTTCAATTCGAACAATCTTGGCAAGAAGACAACCTGGATAACGTCGCTACCATCCTCAAAACCAAAACTCGATCAACCTCCTTCAGTCTGGGGTTACCCCTCAAATCGATATTCAACACGGAAAAAGCATGGGTCCCTAATCTTAACTATTCCTATCAGCGAGTCCATCAATTTGGAGCCAATGTCCCCGTACCAGAACTATCCGGGTTTGATCCAACCGAAATTCCAGACCAGATCAGTATCAACCATCAGCTGAGTGCTGAATGGTCTAGCCAAAACTGGTCTCTTAGCTATAACTTTTCCCATTCCTCCCAAGACAATCGTCAGCCTTCCAGGGAATTAGCCGATTTTAGTACCACAGATCATCAGTTAGCTTTCTCCTTACAACCCACTTCAACCCTGCAGCTCAATGTGGGCTATGGACTCAATCGAGCCAAAAGTATCGAAGAAGGCATTACTCGCGTGACCCATGGTCCTACTCTCGGCCTCACCTGGCAGTTTTTACCCAACGCTTCCCTGGCCCTGAACTACAACCTGACGATCAATAGCGACTCTCTGAACCAGAGTTTTGCCCGCAGTGATGCGTTGGAAGCAGCACTAAATTGGCAATTCAAGGTTGGTCAGTCAGGAACTGGTAACGCTTTTCTTCGCTTTAGCCGCCAAACCAATCTCAATCGAGATAATCAGTTTGGATTTAATTCCAATGCCAAGACCACGACCGTTACAACAGGTGTCAGCTTTAGTTTTTAAGGTGCAAATCCAAGGTGATTAAACTGAACGGTCTTTGTTACCCATGTCCCCTTGAATAAACCACTCAAAAATCTACCTTTTTCTATGGTTGTTTCCGAGCGATCTCATTCTATGTCTACACTAAAGTTGCCTCTCATTATCTCCAAATCATGGATGGCTATGGCTTTCAACCAACGCTTTGTCCTCGCTACCCTCACGACTCTCGTCTTCACATTTCCAGCCAGGGCAGTGACAGTCAGTCCCAAGGGCGTCAATGTCAGAACGTTTGGCCCCTCTACAACCTTTCTCACCTTTATTGGCCTGCGTCCTGATCAGCGTCCTGCTGAAGGGCTTTGGTGTGGAGAAATCAATGCCAATCAATCCTGCCGTCCGGGTACGGTATTTGGCCGCCTTCCCAGTCGAAGTAATCTTTCAACGCGGAGTGGTCCCAACGGCCAAAATCTGACTGACATCATGACCATTCCCCCTTCCATCGCCCGCCGTGCCTATCAGGATGCCTTACGGGGAAATTCCTCGGAGTTTTTCTACGTCCGTCGGTTTGTGAGCGCGAACGGTCCAGATGAATTTGTAGCTGTCACCTGTCGGCTAGCGGGTGGAGGTGCCCGTACTCCCCTGGCACTCACCAACGTCAAGCTAGAATTTGCTAACAGCTCTACTAAAACGATCACCGTCATCCCCCGTAATTCAGAAGTCCCTCCAATACAGGCTCAAATTCGCTACAACGGCTCTGGCTTGCTTAAAGGACGTTGGGAGGTAGTCCTACCAGGTGAACCTCCACCTTCTAGGAGGGACCGCTTAACGGAAGCTAGCCTACCCATTGAACAACGAGGCACTCAGCGTCGCTATACCTTGGTGGAGCGATTCAGTCGCTTTTTGCCCCCTACTGGTCAAGCGGTACTTGAAGGCCCCGATCCGTCTAGACTTCCCAAGAGTGCCAGCGGGTTACATTTAATTCTCCTTCGCATTGAAGCTACCGCTGACCGAGAAGGGAATTCTTTGACAGGTTTTGGCACTGTAAATTCAGGAGGTGTTGCTGGGTTTCCACTACCGATCCTGCGCTACTATGTCTCAGCCAAAACACAAATGTCACCGATGAACTTGCTATCACCAAAAGGCTCTGTCTCTCCCCAACAGCCAATCACATTTGAGTGGCAAGCTGTTCCTGAGGCTCAGTTTTATCGGTTAGATGTAAATCTTCTGGACGGGAGCAAAGTTATATCTGCAATAGCAACTCAAACACACTACGTCATGCCTGCTGATCTCCTCCAAGGTAAGAATTTTGCGATCCAATGGAATGTCAAAGCCTTGGATAAAAATGGGAAAGTACTGAATACCTCTGACTGGACCCTTCTGAATGTGCTTAACACTCATCATGATTGACAAATTCCTACTTGTATATTTTCCCTAACTTGTTTTAGATTTTTTGTCTAACTAACCTAAAGCATCGGGCACTGTTTTGATAGGGAGTGATAGGGGTATCAAACCTAAATGCAGAAAGACTTTTAGGAGTTTCCGATTTAAAACAGCTAGAACACTGTACTGGCAAGAAGTCTCGCGGATTTATCACTCCTTAAGGGAACAGTTCTGAACATAAAATATGTGTCTAATATTTTGTGTTGGCATCAAAAACGAGTGTTTTTAACACTAAATCGCTTTAAGATAGTAAAAAAGACCAAAAAAATTACCTAAAACTTATTTAATATGCTTTTACGCTTTATTTATACTTAATTCATTGGTGAGTTGCATATGCATGGTTGTCCAGTATCAGTTCTCTTACTCGGTATCAAAGATAATTCTGCAGGGAATATAGGCTGACAATGGGTTTCTCGATAATTAGTTTCGATTAAAATGTTACATTAGAGTGTACACTCTAATGTTCAGTTGAGCATGCCCAAATTTTTAACCATTACTGAAACTCGAAAGCAACTACTGAATTTACCAGAGCTATTGACTGATGAACCCGTCATCATCACCAAGCATGGTAAACCGGCAATGGTTGCCCTAGGATATGAACAGTTTGAGAGCATCATGGAAACTCTGGAAGTGCTCTCTGACCCAGAGCTGATGAATATTTTGCGACAAAGTCTGACTCAGGCGGATCAGGGTGAGACGGTAGCGCTTGAAGATGCGATCGCAAGATTGGGATTTTAACGCCCAGATATGGAGTTTCACATTGAGTTGACAGAACTTGCCCTGGAGATGATAGGTGCAATCAAAGATCGGCGCGAACAACAAGGGATTATCAATCGGATTCAAAAACTTAAGAGTGAACCCCTTCAACAGGGAAAACCCTTAACGGGTGATCTTAAAGGCTTGTATAGCGTTCGGGCCGTCAGTCAACGGTATCGGATTGTATACCAGGTGAGGTTAGAGAAAATTATTGTGGTCGTGGTTGGTGTAGGTCGTAGAAAAGAAGGTGATAAGAAGGATGTCTATGCTTTACTGAAGAAGCTACTCAAGCGCTCGGATGGCTAGCTGAACTGAAATAAGGGCTGCGTATATTTGGAGTTTGTGGGGTGAATTTCTCGACCTTTTTTATTGTTCAGAGGTGCAGCAAGTAGAGATGGGTTCTCCAACTAGATTTTTGAGACCAACGGACTGAAGAAGGGAGTGCCAGTACTGGGGATCTTCGCGAGAAAGTTCTGCCAAGATTGTGAGTGTATCGTACCAAATACCAGCTTTAGCTAAAATACTAGCTAATTTGCGGGGGTTGTGAGTGTGATCATGATTTTGGAGATTCACTGGTATTGCAATGCGTTTGATACGGCCTGATATATATGCATCTCCTGAAGGATTTTTGGGGTCTAGTCTCAGTAATAAGTGCCAGCGATAGGTCTTATTAATTTCCAAATTTTTCGAGAGCTCGGGACGATAACCGATGATTCCTGGAACACCACTGAATTTGAGAGTATCTTCTAGAAATATTTTATTTCCGTCACTGTCAAACAACTCAAAAAATACTTGGTGAATAGATTTAGAGGAATAGGGGATGTAAAACCATAGTGTTGGTTTTTCTTCCAAAGTGAGTCCCCAAGAACTCGAATCATCATTATCAGATAAGTGGTTTGATGGTACTAAAGCCATTAATTGCTGATCAGTGCAAAGAACCTGTGAATTATCTGGTCGAGCTTTACAAATCCGTCGTGAACCTCCTCCTCGAGGGCGATCTCGGGGATCACTTGATTCATCTGTATCTGGTTGACGAAACTTGATGAGGACAATATTCTCAGCTTGTCTATCTGACTGTTTCTCATTTGCAAACACAAAATTTTGTTGCATCGAAATACCTTTCACAGATAGAAGCAAAGTTCCAAGACACCATAGTATAGAAATCTGAGATAGATGCATATATAACCTCCTATCACAAAGCAATCGCTATTCAGAGTGTTGGATCGCCGTTGCGCGGATTCGTCGCCACTTCGAAACGACAATAAGACTAGATATCATTGCTATCAACGTAGGAATTAGAGGAAGCCATCCTGCCTGGAGTATAAATAAGTAGCAAAGTCCCATTAAAAGTGTAAACGCCAAGATTGCGACACCAGCCAACCGTATTGGCCGCATTTCGACTGCAGCGACCAGTGCACCAATGAAAGCCCAACCCCAAATCCAAATTGCTTCTCCCCACTCTGGCATCCACCATAAGAGAGGTCGCTGGTCTTGCACTGCACTTAGAATTTGGCTTATCATCTGTGCTTGCACTACGACACCAGACAGTTTCCGTTTCGCCGTTGTTTGACTTCGGCTAAAGGGTGTTAGCCAATCATCACGGCTAGTAAGGGCTGTAACTCCCACTAAGATAATGCGACCTTGAAGTTGTTCTAGCCTTTGTTTTGGGATCTTATTTTGAATTAAATCTCGCAACCGTA is part of the Acaryochloris sp. CCMEE 5410 genome and encodes:
- a CDS encoding type II toxin-antitoxin system Phd/YefM family antitoxin — encoded protein: MPKFLTITETRKQLLNLPELLTDEPVIITKHGKPAMVALGYEQFESIMETLEVLSDPELMNILRQSLTQADQGETVALEDAIARLGF
- a CDS encoding type II toxin-antitoxin system RelE/ParE family toxin — its product is MEFHIELTELALEMIGAIKDRREQQGIINRIQKLKSEPLQQGKPLTGDLKGLYSVRAVSQRYRIVYQVRLEKIIVVVVGVGRRKEGDKKDVYALLKKLLKRSDG
- a CDS encoding DUF928 domain-containing protein; translation: MHLSQISILWCLGTLLLSVKGISMQQNFVFANEKQSDRQAENIVLIKFRQPDTDESSDPRDRPRGGGSRRICKARPDNSQVLCTDQQLMALVPSNHLSDNDDSSSWGLTLEEKPTLWFYIPYSSKSIHQVFFELFDSDGNKIFLEDTLKFSGVPGIIGYRPELSKNLEINKTYRWHLLLRLDPKNPSGDAYISGRIKRIAIPVNLQNHDHTHNPRKLASILAKAGIWYDTLTILAELSREDPQYWHSLLQSVGLKNLVGEPISTCCTSEQ